GATCTTCTGTATCGATATTCCTTTTAACCAATCACGAAGTGTGTCTCTGACTCCTCCCACTCTCGAGCTGACTGAAAACTTCCATCAGATGCTCCAGTTGGTTTCTACACATACAAGCTATTGTGTAGCTCTGCATTTCTGCATTAACaaaaagtttctttttaaaGCCGCATTTGACCGTTCAAGCCTGAATTAGCACTCTTTTACCGTGTGTGTGTAGCGAGCTAGCATTAGCTCAAGCAGCTAAATAACTACCAATACAATCTACTAAATAATTTGAATGAAAAAGGTGCAGCTGCGTTAATGAATTCAGGATTTTGTTCAAGCATTTTCTTTCCCAACCTAAGCtcttatttattgattttttttttggaataatgttttaaaaaaactttaattgCTTGAGTGGCTGGCCTGATGATGAAATAATGGCATATGCACGATTATACTGGACAGTAAGTGACACatttcctgtactgagaaaagaatggaaagtTGTTTGAGTTGTTGTCAGACCTCCATCATAAAAGCGATGTGTTTGCTATTTTTAtcctcctcaatacggggaaaTGTGTCACACTTACCGCCTATGgtaaacacacattaacatacaGATTTTGTAGTGTGTatcaaaatatgtttaaaaaatggagTATTACGTGTATTCAAATTTTGAATAGTGCAATACTGAAACGTCTTTGTAAAAAAACATCGTATTTTAGAGGAAACTTTTAGAGCTAGGTATGCAAAAAACTTCTAAGCTAGGTATgcaaaaaatctaattattactgatattactgatattatttGAACTTAACAGTTAACTGCAGGtcaatatttcatcatttcattttgattaattaattttatgaaCTACAAGGCAGAGCTACACACAGAGATGTATCTTGGAGTGGACTTGGAGTGGGCGGAGTTAGAGGCgcacactgatgacatcagAAGGCAGTGACTGGTGTGACAGGGGATGTTAATCCAAGAACATGTCCTACTTGCAGAAGTAACATTCACACTGATGAACTTTAGagcagcatggtgtgtgtgtgtgtgtgtgtgtgtgtgtgtgtgtgtgtgtgtgtgtgtgtgtgtgttccttcactGCCACCCTGTGTTCAGGAGGAGAAGTGCATCCAAAATCATCCTGTGAGTGCTGAGTGATCATTCTGctcaaacactgtgtgtgtgtgtgtgtgtgtgtgtgtgtgtgtgtgtattcgcTCCCCCTCTATAAGCAGTCCATAGAATTGTCCGGCATGAGTCCTAGAGCCGGAGCTTTTCCTGGTGGGCAGCTGGGTGGGAACATGGTGTTGGGGGCGGGGTCTACATTCTCAGAGTCCTCTGATTTGTCCACGATTGTCTCCCAGTTGATGTGGAATCGTGTGACACGCGGGTTCGATGCCAAGATGTTCCTCTGCAGCTGAAGTTTGccatgaggggaaaaaaagttaaaacCTGATACACTTATTCtccaaaaaaaagacactaaaATGGACTAATAaatatcaatcacagtgatgaTTAGAAATTATCAATAATATTTCACTTTCATCTTTCAGATTCAGACCAAATGTTCAttccattatttatttgttatgaaTTCAGAACgtaatcaaaatggctgctgatgggtttactgtgtttgttcttcatataataaatgtaaactaAAGAGCCACATGAGGAGGAACTGCTCCTAAAACAAGCCAGTGCAAGATATTATCATCCACGGTCTGAGTATAAAGCCCCAGCGTTTGAGTTTCCCGATCCTTCTGCACCTCAGACGCGTGATCTTTTATCCAGACTGCGGATGATAGTAGCTTATATTGGCTTGTTGTACAGATTATGCTCTTAAATAAGTCAATAGGGACattaaatgttctttttcttttctctgctaCACAGTCAGAGGGATCTAATGACACAGTTTTCACTTCCTCCgagtttattaacattaaaaccacaacAAAAGAACAGAATTCAGTCCTAAGTTACCTGCGTGTAGTTGGGTTTGATGGGCGGGTTCTCACGCAGCTCAGGGTCTGTGTACTCGTTGTTGACATAGTAACCGATGCGAATAAACTCCTGACCCCGATACGTGCATGTGATTAACACCACGGTCACGCCCACTGCATCGCTTTCAGGAATCAGCCCCGTGTTCGGAGCGTCTGCCTGCAGAATTTAATACACATTTCTACAGTTACACTCACAGTTTACACCAGACACCGCGAACACAGGTCACGCGGAAATACACAAACGGCGCATTAGAACCGTTTAGTGTGTGTTCAGGCACACAAAACATCAACTAgattcatttctcttttctcatttctttcttcattatgCCTATTACTGTTGTTTGTCagatagaaacaaacaaacaaacaaacaaacaacgaACTGAAGTagtaattttgtatatttcagcTGTAAATAAGCTACATTAATAAgcataaataattcaaatgataCAAACTGAATAAATTACATCAAACATGTTCAGAGTCTTGAAGTTTAAAGCATCAGTTTCCTTCATTAGAGTTAGGGGGTGGGGCTTAGTAGACtggtgcaacagaaaacaaacaaacagacaaacaaacaaataacctccacacctgaaacacaaacatgtgTCTTCCTGCAGGAACAGGGCCGACCAGCACCGAGTCCAGCGTCTGATCGTACTCCTCGCTCTCCGCCGAGCCCACGTAGATGATCTTCCACTCCAGATCTGCcccgagagagcgagagaaaaacacagtcaGCTACAACGACAGGAGTTAAAGTCATCTCTGCTTAcgtcattaataataataataatattaacaacaacaacgcaATCCCAAACACTCTGATCATCCATCACTGATTcgatatttaaattaaaaaaattttttatttaatattaaaacgTTTCACACGGACACGCCAAGTCACGCTGTTACAATTTCTACAAGGCGGAAAAATAATTCAGCGActctctaactgtctgtctctctctttatctgtctctctctctctctctaactgtctgtctctctctctctctaactgtctgtttgtctctctctttatctgtctctctctctctctctaactgtctgtctctctctctctctaactgtctgtttgtctctctctttatctgtctctctctctctctctaactgtctgtctctctctctctctaactgtctgtttgtctctctctttatctgtctctctctctctctaactgtctatctgtctctctctctctctctaactgtctgtctctctctctctaactgtctgtctgtctctctctttatctctctctctaactgtctgtctgtctctctctttatctgtctctctctctctaactgtctgtctgtctctctctttatctctctctctctaactgtctgtctctctctctctaactgtctgtctgtctctctctttatctctctctctaactgtctgtctgtctctctctttatctgtctctctctctctaactgtctatctgtctctctctttatctgtctctctctctctaactgtctatctgtctctctctttatctctctctctctaactgtctatctgtctctctctttatctgtctctctctctctatctgtctgtctatctatctctctctctgacacacaggCTGCAGGAAGTCTGTGAAGTTTGGGCTCAGGGTGaggtttttaatttgtattgaACACGAATACTTAATTTTACTCTTTTAACAGAAGCACTTATTcctaaatgaaatgttttataggtaatatttatacttttaaagAAGCTCATTGtacaaataaagattttaatcatttttttttttaagtcaagtctctctccatctctctctctctttctcctgatCTCAGATatttgactctctctctctctctccacagtttATAGTAATGAATACTGTAAGTATTTACCTTCAGGCAGATCCTCCATGCACTCAAATGTGATCTCAAACTGAAAAGGATTACAGAAAGGACTCGGATTGTCCAAAACCGCCACATTCAGCACCTGCACTTTCGCCATAATTCCCCAAAAACCTGCAACATAAACCTGCCTGTGGCTGTTTATATTCCTGTAAATGTCTGTTAATGTCTGTAAATGTCTCCTGTGCCCGGGTTTCTATGTAAAAAAGGCAGAGGACGatataaacagtgtaaataaGCCGCAGTCTAACAGCAGGTTGAGAAAACTAGCTAACCTGGTTACTATGCTAGCTGTTAACGTTACacacttgggggaaaaaacacaaattgccccttaattattattataaaacagtttTCCCACTGCACAGGAGTCTTTAACATCTCACTAATTTCACTCcaactaacacaaacacaggtgTGCCTTAAAgtcactgcctttttttttttttttttttttttttttagattatggCTCTAAAAGCGGGTCAGGTTTTAAAAGTGAATAAGCAACAGCCTAGACACTTAGAGCTCAAATCCCAAATACATTTCTATTCCCTATACAAATCCACTGTATAGCGCGTGAAATAACGGGATCCTGCACCCTGTATAGTGCACTAAGTGTTACATAGTGAGgtgtttgggattcagccaaaCTTCTTCCTCAccagtgaaataaaatctcaaGCGGAAACATTTTCTACTGCCACCTGCTGGGCAGCTTCGGTATTGCACTTTaaacactctttctttctttctttctttctttctttcctctctctctctttctttctttctctgttcatctctttctttctttctttctttcttctctccctccctctctcttttgtttctttctttgttcatctatttctttcgttctttctttctttctttctttctttgttcatctctctctctctctttctttcttttctttatttctttgttcatctctttctttctttcttttctttctttctttctttctttctttctttctttctttgttcatctctctctctctttctttcttttctttctttctttgttcatctctttctttcttttctttctttctttctttctttcctctctctctctttctttctttatttgttcatctctttctttctttctttctttcttctctccctccctctctcttttgtttctttctttgttcatctatttcttttgttctttctttctttctttctttctttctttctttctttcttcgttcatctctctctctctttctttcttttctttatttctttgttcatctctttctttctttcttttctttctttctttctttctttctttgttcatctctctctctctttctttattttctttatttctttgttcatctctttctttctttcttttctttctttctttctttctttctttctttctttctttctttgttcatctctctctctttctttattttctttctttctttgttcatctctttctttctttctttctttctttctttctttctttcttctctccctccctctctcttttgtttctttctttgttcatctatttcttttgttctttctttctttctttctttctttctttgttcatctctctctctctttctttcttttctctctctctttctttctttctttgttcatctctttctttctttctttctttcttctctccctccctctctcttttgtttctttctttgttcatctatttctttcgttctttctttctttctttctttctttctttgttcatctctctctctctttctttcttttctttatttctttgttcatctctttctttctttcttttctttctttctttctttgttcatctctctctctctttctttattttctttatttctttgttcatctctttctttctttcttttctttctttctttctttctttctttctttgttcatctctctctctctttctttcttttctttctttctttgttcatctctttctttcttttctttctttctttctttctttctttctttctttctttcctctctctctctttctttctttatttgttcatctctttctttctttctttctttctttctttctttctttctttcttctctccctccctctctcttttgtttctttctttgttcatctatttcttttgttctttctttctttctttctttctttgttcatctctctctctctttctttctttctttcctctctctctctttctttctttctttgttcatctctttctttctttctttcttctctccctccctttctcttttgtttctttctttgttcatctctttcttttgttctttctttctttctttgttcatctctctctctttctttctttctttcctctctctctctttcgttctttctttgttcatttctttctttctttcttctctccctccctctctcttttgtttctttctttgttcatctatttcttttgttctttctttctttctttctttgttcatctctctctctttctttctttcttttctttatttctttgttcatctctttctttcttttctttctttctttgttcatctctctctctctctctctctctctctttctttctttctttctttctttctctctttctttctttcttttctttctttctttgttcatctctctctctctctttctttcttttctttctttctttgttcatctctttctttctttctttctttctttcttcatctctctctctctctttctttctttctttctttccataaaCGATTTTCATAAACGATTCAGTATCACACAAatcagaacagaacagaacaaggTGTGAcatattaacaaacaaacaaacaaataaacaataaagaacaTTATCACTGACCAGAAAGTAGCAGCTAATTACATTAAGATGTTGGGAAACTTTTCACTATTTATATTTCAGCCATAACACTTCatcagaatgtctttgtgtataTATCTGGTGGGtccaaactttttaaaaataatctaaattATACCAAATGTAAAATGATCCACACAAAATTTAGGAGTTTTATTGaaacaactttatttattaatgtatctattaagtcatttatttctattttaattttattttttgattgaatatatatcatatatatatatatatatatatatatatatatatatatatatatatatatatatatcatgctCAAATCGATG
This Pangasianodon hypophthalmus isolate fPanHyp1 chromosome 26, fPanHyp1.pri, whole genome shotgun sequence DNA region includes the following protein-coding sequences:
- the asf1bb gene encoding histone chaperone asf1b-B, coding for MAKVQVLNVAVLDNPSPFCNPFQFEITFECMEDLPEDLEWKIIYVGSAESEEYDQTLDSVLVGPVPAGRHMFVFQADAPNTGLIPESDAVGVTVVLITCTYRGQEFIRIGYYVNNEYTDPELRENPPIKPNYTQLQRNILASNPRVTRFHINWETIVDKSEDSENVDPAPNTMFPPSCPPGKAPALGLMPDNSMDCL